A genome region from Eurosta solidaginis isolate ZX-2024a chromosome 2, ASM4086904v1, whole genome shotgun sequence includes the following:
- the LOC137241116 gene encoding protein transport protein Sec24C-like: MNPNMYGVPPLQQQQQQQYAPGWPPAAQPGGGQPTQMRTTAAGYPPTSMPPHTAATPTPQQSVIPGGMPSSQQNFGQGHQLTQGVLNGNYQQQLTNSMSGLSMNPLKQPASTAPQPNTPYTNANLPGAPPNNATQQDALPLTNGPPTGIQAQQWHQQPNNNNNFIAGQYANGQAPKSPPQANAPTSMYSPAHPTMTPPGQCVPGGPKQMTINSANIPGLPHMPPPKQATGPPQTGQPPVSATPPTSIAGGVTGEQQIPTQPGPMPRQPGQMPPQHPMQQPFGGHEQSGPPQPVMPMYIPLQQQQQQPDYAMPQQQQQQPPQPGYPAMPQQPGYSPQPGPSSYPPQPQQPGYHLQQPGAPGGYMGQMMPPTQPGQAPMPSQPPIPGQPPMPGRPGYNQPPAAGTGMYQQPQQYAQAQRRLDPDQMPNPISVIIENQRSAGGVFVTNQPGLLPPLVTTKYVVQDQGNSSPRYVRSSLYCIPATADLLKTTALPFTLTISPMARTVEGEYEPPIVNFGELGPIRCNRCKAYMSPNMQFVDAGRRFQCLMCKVTTEVPTEYFQHLDHTGQRVDKYERPELVLGTYEFLATKDYCRNNTPPEIPAFVFVIDVSYNTIKSGLVHLLCSQVKDILKHLPIDQGQEKSKMRVGFITYNSTVHFYNIKSSLAQPQMMLVGDVQDMFMPLLDGFLCQPEESEALIDALMEQIPKMFVDTRETETVLYPAIQAGLEALKASNCAGKLLVFNSTLPIVEGRGKLKNREDRKLLGTEKEKTVLTPQCVSYNQLGQECVQNGVSVDLFCFNNSYIDIATLGQVCRLSGGEVYKYTYFQADLDGSRLIGDIIKNISRPIAFDAVMRVRTSAGIRPTDFYGHFFMTNTTDVELASIDCNKSVAIEIKHDDKLPPEENIYLQIALLFTSISGQRRLRILNLALRATNTIADVFKSCDLDAMMLFFAKQACFKLLELTPKQVKDNLINRSAQILACYRKHCTSPTSAGQLILPECLKLLPLYVSCLLKNDAISGGSDMTIDDRSYVMQFVLTMDLNMSVSYFYPRFIPIHNVDVDGNELPMLIRCTHEKMLEDGAYILENGVHLFVWLGQSLPQTFIQPIFGVQCTQQVNAERFSIIGDTPLAQRVRNIIDTIMRERTRNMRVTCVRQNDKLETVFRHFLVEDRGTDGSPSYVDFLCHMHKEIKDLLS; encoded by the exons atgaatccAAATATGTATGGTGTGccaccgctacaacaacagcagcagcaacaatatGCACCAGGTTGGCCACCGGCTGCGCAACCTGGAGGAGGTCAACCAACGCAAATGAGGACTACGGCTGCAGGTTATCCACCAACGAGCATGCCGCCACATACAGCAGCAACACCGACACCACAACAAAGTGTTATACCTGGAGGAATGCCTTCATCAcaacaaaattttggacaagggcaCCAGCTAACACAGGGAGTACTCAATGGCAATTACCAACAACAG TTAACAAATTCTATGAGCGGCTTATCCATGAATCCATTGAAGCAACCGGCTTCGACTGCTCCGCAACCCAATACACCATATACAAATGCAAATCTTCCAGGTGCTCCTCCAAATAATGCTACTCAGCAAGATGCCCTACCATTAACAAATGGACCACCAACTGGCATACAAGCGCAACAATGGCACCAACAACCgaataataacaataactttATAGCTGGTCAATATGCCAATGGTCAAGCACCTAAGTCACCGCCTCAAGCCAATGCGCCAACTTCCATGTATTCGCCAGCGCATCCAACAATGACACCACCAGGGCAGTGTGTGCCTGGTGGTCCCAAGCAGATGACTATAAATAGCGCAAATATACCTGGCTTGCCTCATATGCCACCACCAAAACAAGCA actggACCTCCTCAAACTGGTCAACCACCAGTttcagctacaccaccaacatcaattGCAGGCGGTGTAACAGGTGAACAGCAAATACCAACGCAACCgggtccaatgccacgacagcCTGGTCAAATGCCACCACAACACCCTATGCAACAgccatttggtggccatgagcAATCTGGTCCTCCACAGCCAGTTATGCCAATGTATATAccactacagcaacaacaacagcaaccggaTTACGCAATgccacaacagcagcagcaacaacctccccagcCTGGCTATCCGGCAATGCCACAACAGCCGGGCTATTCACCACAACCTGGTCCATCTAGTTATCCTCCACaacctcaacagccaggttatcatctacaacaaccaggtgcaccaggtggttacatgggtcaaatgatgccaccaacgcaacctggacaggcgccaatgcccagtcagccacccataccgggtcaacccccaatgcccggacgtcctggttataac caaccacctgctgCTGGTACTGGTAtgtatcaacagccgcaacagtatgctcaagcccaacgccgtttagatcctgatcagatgccaaatccgataagcgttataaTTGAAAATCAACGTAGCGCTGGTGGTGTTTTTGTTACTAATCAACCGGGATtgttaccaccattggtgaccacaaaatatgtggtacaagatcagggaaactcctcgccacgttacgttag gtcctctttgtattgcatacctgcaacagctgatttattaaaaacgacAGCTTTGCCCTTTACgcttaccatctcaccaatggcacgtactgttgagggtgaatatgagccacccattgtaaattttggtgaattgggtccaattagatgtaatcgttgcaaggcttaTATGTCACCgaatatgcaatttgtagatgctggtcgtcgtttccaatgtcttatgtgtaaagtaacaacagaag tgccaactgaatatttccaacatttggatcacaccggacagcgtgtcgataaatatgaacgtcccgAACTTGTGTtgggtacatatgagtttttAGCTACAAAGGACTATTGTCGC AATAATACACCCCCGGAGATACCAGCATTTGTATTTGTAATTGATGTATCTTATAACACCATCAAATCGGGATTAGTGCATTTATTATGCTCACAAGTTAAAGATATTCTAAAACATTTACCCATCGATCAGGGTCAAGAGAAATCTAAAATGCGCGTAGGTTTTATTACCTACAATAGTActgtacatttttataatattaaaagtAGTTTGGCACAGCCGCAAATGATGCTTGTAGGCGATGTGCAG GATATGTTTATGCCTCTACTCGATGGCTTCCTTTGTCAACCCGAAGAATCTGAAGCTTTAATAGATGCGTTAATGGAACAAATACCCAAAATGTTTGTCGATACAAGAGAAACTGAAACTGTACTCTATCCAGCTATACAAGCTGGCTTAGAAGCTTTGAAAGCATCAAATTGTGCCGGCAAATTATTGGTATTCAATTCAACTCTACCCATCGTTGAAGGACGTGGTAAATTGAAGAATCGTGAAGATCGTAAATTGCTTGGTactgaaaaagaaaaaaccgTGCTCACGCCACAATGTGTTTCATATAATCAACTTGGTCAAGAATGTGTACAAAATGGTGTATCAGTCgatttattttgtttcaataattCATATATTGACATAGCAACACTGGGACAAGTGTGTCGTTTGAGTGGCGGTGAagtctacaaatatacatactttcag GCTGATTTGGATGGCAGTCGTTTAATTGGGgatattattaaaaatatttcacggCCAATTGCTTTTGATGCAGTAATGCGAGTACGCACCTCAGCCGGCATACGCCCAACTGACTTCTATGGACACTTCTTTATGACAAATACAACCGATGTGGAATTGGCTAGTATAG ACTGCAACAAATCTGTTGCCATCGAAATCAAGCATGACGACAAATTACCGCCTGAAGAGAATATATATTTACAAATTGCACTGCTCTTCACATCGATTAGTGGTCAACGACGGTTGCGTATATTGAATTTAGCATTACGTGCCACAAATACCATAGCAGATGTTTTCAAATCTTGTGACTTGGACGCCATGATGTTATTCTTTGCTAAACAAGCTTGTTTCAAATTGCTTGAGTTAACACCCAAACAAGTCAAAGATAATTTAATAAATCGTTCAGCACAAATATTGGCATGTTACCGGAAACATTGCACTTCACCAACGTCAGCGGGACAACTTATATTACCGGAATGCCTAAAATTGCTACCACTTTATGTATCATGTTTACTAAAGAACGATGCCATTTCTGGTGGTTCCGATATGACAATCGATGATCGTTCATATGTTATGCAATTTGTATTAACGATGGATTTAAATATGTCTGTTAGCTATTTTTATCCACGTTTCATACCTATACATAATGTAGATGTTGATGGTAATGAGCTACCGATGTTGATACGTTGTACACATGAAAAGATGCTGGAAGATGGTGCCTATATACTCGAAAATGGTGTGCATCTATTTGTTTGGTTGGGACAATCGTTACCACAAACATTCATACAACCAATATTCGGTGTGCAATGTACACAACAAGTAAATGCAGAACGTTTTTCTATAATTGGTGATACGCCATTAGCACAGCGTGTGCGTAATATTATTGATACAATTATGAGAGAGCGTACTAGAAATATGAGG GTAACATGCGTCAGACAAAACGATAAATTGGAAACGGTATTTCGGCATTTCCTTGTCGAAGATCGCGGCACAGATGGCAGTCCCAGCTACGTAGACTTTTTATGTCACATGCATAAGGAAATAAAAGATTTATTAAGTTAG